A window of Sutcliffiella cohnii contains these coding sequences:
- a CDS encoding YitT family protein codes for MKGLRLVNILYILLGSAIFAYGLVNFNMQNNLAEGGFTGITLLLYFVFNLDPSYTNLILNIPIFFIGWKLLGKNTFIYTILGTVSLSVFLWIFQRTPNIMFPPLLDDLTLAALLAGVTIGVGLGIIFRFGGTTGGVDIIARLAHKYIGWSMGKTMFLFDAIVIAVSIIAYLSYREGMYTLVAVFVAARVIDFMQEGAYAAKGATIISDKNELIASNILKEMDRGVTILRGQGSYTKQDRDILYCVVGKNEIVKLKNIITSTDPHAFVAVSDVHDVLGEGFTLDENKNPLER; via the coding sequence ATGAAAGGGTTACGACTTGTCAATATACTTTATATTCTTTTAGGTTCTGCAATTTTTGCCTATGGATTAGTAAATTTTAATATGCAAAATAATTTAGCAGAAGGCGGTTTTACTGGGATAACATTACTTTTATATTTTGTTTTTAACTTAGACCCATCCTATACTAACCTAATTTTAAACATCCCTATCTTTTTTATCGGTTGGAAACTTTTAGGTAAAAACACTTTTATTTATACCATTTTAGGAACTGTTAGTTTGTCTGTATTTTTATGGATTTTCCAACGAACGCCTAACATTATGTTTCCACCTTTATTGGATGATTTAACGTTAGCTGCTCTTTTGGCTGGGGTTACAATTGGTGTTGGACTCGGAATAATATTCCGTTTTGGTGGAACTACTGGTGGTGTTGACATTATTGCAAGACTTGCCCACAAATATATTGGCTGGAGTATGGGAAAGACGATGTTTCTTTTCGACGCCATCGTTATTGCCGTTTCCATTATTGCGTATCTCTCCTACCGTGAAGGGATGTACACTCTAGTTGCAGTTTTTGTAGCGGCCCGAGTGATTGATTTTATGCAAGAAGGAGCATATGCAGCAAAAGGGGCTACAATCATATCCGATAAAAATGAATTAATAGCATCCAATATATTAAAAGAAATGGATCGTGGCGTAACCATTTTGCGTGGTCAAGGCTCTTATACTAAACAAGACCGAGATATTTTATATTGTGTAGTAGGCAAAAATGAAATAGTAAAACTTAAAAATATTATTACATCAACTGACCCACACGCCTTTGTAGCCGTAAGTGATGTTCATGATGTACTAGGGGAAGGTTTTACTTTAGATGAGAACAAAAACCCGTTAGAACGATAA
- a CDS encoding zinc metallopeptidase: protein MAMFIIYFAALLILPLWAQSKVKSAYKKYSKIANTSGMTGAQVARKILNDNGMYDVRVEETRGILTDHYDPRSKVVRLSSENYHGHSVAGAAIAAHEVGHAIQDNQDYAFLRFRHALVPVANLGSNFSYFLILAGIFMYSNNLLLLGILFMAAAVLFQVVTLPVEFNASNRAMDQLVATGIITNSEERETKKVLNAAALTYVAAAAVAVLELLRFVLIYLNNRE, encoded by the coding sequence ATGGCGATGTTCATAATATATTTTGCTGCTTTGCTTATTTTACCATTATGGGCACAATCAAAAGTAAAAAGTGCATATAAAAAATATTCTAAAATTGCAAACACATCAGGTATGACAGGTGCACAAGTTGCAAGAAAAATATTAAATGATAACGGCATGTATGATGTACGAGTAGAAGAAACAAGAGGAATTTTAACAGATCACTATGATCCGCGTTCTAAAGTTGTTCGTCTCTCATCAGAAAACTATCATGGACATTCAGTTGCTGGTGCAGCCATTGCAGCCCATGAGGTGGGGCATGCAATCCAAGATAATCAAGACTATGCTTTTTTAAGATTTCGGCACGCGTTAGTTCCAGTTGCGAATCTTGGATCTAATTTTTCTTACTTTTTAATTTTGGCTGGTATTTTTATGTATTCAAATAACTTACTTCTTCTTGGTATTTTATTCATGGCTGCTGCCGTTTTATTTCAAGTAGTAACGTTACCAGTAGAGTTTAATGCATCGAATAGAGCAATGGATCAACTAGTTGCTACTGGGATTATTACAAATAGTGAAGAGCGTGAAACGAAAAAGGTATTAAATGCTGCTGCATTAACATATGTAGCTGCAGCTGCTGTAGCAGTACTGGAGTTACTCCGCTTCGTATTAATTTATTTAAACAATAGAGAATAA
- a CDS encoding tetratricopeptide repeat protein, whose product MSNNVIEKAMEHILSGDTETGLSLLKKNEKSFSDEEKYNIAHYYTQLGLINEAKNIFEELVAKYPTESELLISLAEVYIDADEDDEAVGLLETVPRDDESYPQTLMLLADLYQAQGLLEVSERKLLEAKSILQNEPIIDVALGETYLSMGDYKKAIPYFVNAKKSGEIVDFSFDERLAECYSSTGQWEEAMPYYDNALKKELNIDVLFQYAFTAFQAGYFKTAIEKFREVRELDYEYASVYLYLAKALEHENLLEESFQVSKDGLAVNEYNKELQLFSAKMALKLQNLDEAEKLLREAIALDPGYLEAALTLTKLLLQEERFDDVVECIEELEKFGETDPQFDWDLALAKEGLEQYSDALNYYRQAYTSFKDNSDFLQDYAYFLLQEGLLQEAKPLFKVLLQEDPTNIELQDVYSRLEE is encoded by the coding sequence TTGTCAAACAATGTAATAGAAAAAGCGATGGAACATATTCTAAGTGGAGATACGGAAACAGGACTATCTCTATTAAAGAAAAATGAGAAGAGCTTTTCCGATGAAGAGAAATATAATATTGCACATTATTATACTCAGCTAGGTTTAATAAACGAAGCGAAAAATATATTCGAAGAGTTGGTAGCTAAATATCCTACGGAAAGTGAATTATTAATATCTCTAGCAGAAGTCTATATTGATGCTGATGAAGATGATGAAGCGGTTGGATTATTAGAAACTGTACCTAGAGATGATGAATCATATCCCCAGACGTTAATGCTTTTGGCAGACTTATACCAAGCACAAGGCTTACTTGAGGTTAGCGAAAGAAAGTTACTAGAGGCAAAAAGTATTTTACAAAATGAGCCAATCATTGATGTCGCTCTTGGTGAAACGTATTTATCAATGGGCGATTATAAAAAGGCTATTCCTTATTTTGTAAATGCAAAAAAATCTGGAGAAATAGTTGATTTTTCTTTTGATGAGAGGTTAGCAGAGTGTTATAGTAGTACAGGCCAATGGGAAGAAGCGATGCCATATTACGACAACGCGTTAAAAAAAGAGTTGAATATTGACGTATTATTTCAGTACGCTTTTACTGCGTTTCAAGCAGGATATTTTAAAACGGCTATCGAAAAGTTTAGAGAGGTAAGAGAGTTAGATTATGAATATGCTTCAGTATATTTATATTTAGCAAAGGCACTTGAACATGAAAATTTATTAGAAGAAAGTTTCCAAGTATCAAAAGATGGTTTAGCAGTAAATGAGTACAATAAGGAATTACAATTATTTAGTGCAAAAATGGCATTAAAGCTGCAAAATTTAGATGAAGCAGAAAAACTATTAAGAGAAGCCATTGCACTTGATCCTGGTTACTTAGAAGCGGCTCTAACGCTAACAAAGCTATTGTTACAGGAAGAACGATTTGATGATGTAGTGGAATGTATCGAGGAATTAGAAAAGTTCGGTGAAACTGACCCTCAATTTGATTGGGATTTAGCATTAGCTAAAGAAGGATTAGAACAATATTCAGATGCATTAAATTACTACCGTCAAGCATATACTTCTTTTAAAGATAATAGTGACTTTCTTCAAGACTATGCCTACTTCTTATTGCAGGAAGGATTGCTACAAGAAGCGAAGCCTCTATTTAAAGTATTACTTCAGGAGGATCCTACAAACATTGAGCTTCAGGACGTATATTCTCGATTAGAGGAATAA
- a CDS encoding YpiF family protein, with amino-acid sequence MKWTTKDVTVYEQSKEYIDTAIIPLVPISFKADMKNLASLGEYITTLTNELERQFKGRVMLLPTYTYLFHGNGRIKKEVLNEYIQHLEAEGVKHIFLLTSDQQWKQEEEEINGKLLWLPAIPLEDMEEKYKQKLITDQMNQLLPIFISKWH; translated from the coding sequence ATGAAATGGACAACCAAAGACGTTACAGTATATGAACAATCAAAAGAGTATATAGACACAGCTATTATTCCGCTTGTACCTATCAGTTTTAAGGCAGATATGAAGAACTTAGCTTCATTAGGAGAATACATTACAACTTTAACGAATGAGCTTGAGAGGCAGTTTAAAGGACGTGTAATGCTATTGCCAACTTATACATATTTGTTTCATGGAAATGGAAGAATAAAAAAAGAAGTGTTAAATGAATATATTCAACATTTGGAAGCGGAAGGAGTTAAACATATTTTCTTACTAACTTCTGATCAACAATGGAAACAAGAAGAGGAGGAGATAAACGGAAAACTATTATGGCTCCCAGCAATCCCTCTAGAGGATATGGAAGAAAAGTACAAGCAAAAACTAATAACAGATCAAATGAATCAGCTTTTACCAATTTTTATTTCAAAGTGGCATTAA
- the aroA gene encoding 3-phosphoshikimate 1-carboxyvinyltransferase, with the protein MKELVTNVKNLRGEIDIPGDKSISHRAVMFSSIATGTTTVENFLEGEDCLSTIHCFRKLGVEIDQKGTEVTVHGKGLKGLVEPTEVLDVGNSGTTARLMMGLLAGQPFHSVVVGDESIAKRPMKRVTDPLRKMGANIHGRADANYTPISISGSDISNIEFHSPVASAQVKSALLLAALQGEGEMVIHEPAKSRDHTERMLQAFGCEIEETGNTVRLKGNQTLTGGIHITVPGDISSAAFFIVAALIVPNSKITLKKVGLNKTRTGIIDVVEQMGATVFYENKNVEGPEPYADLIVETSELHGIVIGGEIMPRLIDEIPIIALLATRAKGTTVIKDAEELKVKETNRIRTVVSELTKLGANITETDDGMVIVGNNTPLHGAEVNSYGDHRIGMMLAVAALIVEEGEVLLQNSEAISVSYPNFFDHLSNLIS; encoded by the coding sequence ATGAAAGAATTGGTGACAAATGTAAAAAATCTACGAGGAGAAATAGACATACCAGGTGATAAGTCTATTTCCCATCGAGCAGTGATGTTTAGTTCTATTGCAACTGGTACGACAACAGTTGAAAACTTTCTAGAAGGAGAAGATTGTTTAAGTACGATACATTGTTTTCGAAAATTGGGTGTTGAAATTGACCAAAAAGGTACAGAGGTTACAGTTCATGGAAAAGGACTTAAAGGACTAGTAGAACCTACTGAAGTGCTGGACGTTGGGAATTCAGGAACTACTGCTAGATTGATGATGGGTCTACTTGCTGGACAGCCTTTCCATTCAGTAGTTGTTGGAGATGAGTCCATTGCAAAGCGGCCAATGAAACGTGTAACAGATCCACTTCGTAAAATGGGAGCAAACATTCACGGAAGAGCTGATGCAAACTATACCCCGATTTCCATTTCTGGTAGTGATATTTCAAACATAGAGTTTCATTCGCCTGTAGCATCTGCACAAGTAAAATCAGCTTTACTTCTCGCTGCGTTGCAAGGTGAAGGAGAAATGGTTATACATGAGCCTGCTAAGTCAAGAGACCATACAGAAAGAATGTTACAAGCATTTGGCTGTGAAATAGAAGAAACAGGCAATACTGTTCGTCTGAAAGGCAATCAGACTTTAACTGGTGGAATACATATTACTGTTCCTGGTGATATATCTTCGGCCGCCTTTTTTATCGTAGCAGCATTAATCGTTCCAAACAGTAAAATAACGTTGAAAAAAGTAGGTTTAAATAAAACGAGAACCGGCATTATTGATGTGGTAGAACAAATGGGTGCGACTGTTTTCTACGAGAATAAAAATGTAGAAGGTCCAGAACCTTATGCTGATTTAATTGTGGAAACGAGTGAGTTACACGGTATTGTAATTGGTGGTGAAATTATGCCGAGACTAATTGATGAAATCCCAATAATAGCTTTATTAGCAACAAGAGCAAAAGGAACGACTGTCATAAAAGATGCTGAGGAATTGAAAGTGAAGGAAACAAATAGAATTCGTACTGTTGTTAGTGAACTAACAAAATTGGGTGCTAATATAACGGAAACAGACGATGGGATGGTTATTGTCGGCAATAATACACCATTGCATGGAGCAGAAGTTAACAGTTATGGAGATCATCGTATCGGCATGATGCTAGCGGTAGCAGCTTTAATAGTAGAAGAAGGAGAGGTGCTGTTACAAAATAGTGAAGCTATCTCAGTGTCTTATCCTAACTTTTTTGACCACCTTTCCAATTTAATTTCTTAA
- a CDS encoding DUF1405 domain-containing protein has protein sequence MKSTWILQLLAHRSILWLLLIVNIFGTIYGYIWYGVQLSSTPLHFIPFVPDSPTASLFFVIVLIGFLIGKNFKLFEALALITLVKYGVWAVVMNLLTLMENGYLSWDGYLLIASHGAMAVQGILYSSYYRFRMSHLVIAAIWTIHNDIIDYVFEMMPWYGSLSQYMQPIGYFTFWLSIFCIGLAYYLVIRKDSYKLQLN, from the coding sequence TTGAAATCTACTTGGATACTGCAATTATTAGCACATAGATCAATCCTATGGTTATTACTAATTGTCAATATTTTCGGCACAATATATGGATACATATGGTATGGAGTTCAATTATCGAGCACACCGCTTCACTTTATTCCGTTTGTCCCTGATAGTCCAACAGCTAGCTTATTTTTTGTAATTGTTTTAATCGGTTTTTTGATAGGTAAAAACTTTAAATTATTTGAGGCGTTAGCACTTATTACGTTAGTAAAGTACGGAGTATGGGCTGTTGTCATGAACCTATTAACGCTCATGGAAAATGGTTATTTATCATGGGACGGTTATTTGCTAATTGCCTCACATGGTGCCATGGCGGTACAAGGCATTCTGTACAGTTCTTACTATCGTTTTCGCATGTCACATTTAGTTATTGCAGCAATATGGACAATACATAACGATATTATAGATTATGTTTTTGAGATGATGCCTTGGTACGGTAGTTTATCTCAATATATGCAGCCAATCGGTTATTTTACGTTTTGGTTAAGTATTTTTTGTATCGGATTAGCATATTATCTTGTCATACGAAAAGATAGCTATAAACTACAACTGAATTAA
- a CDS encoding menaquinol-cytochrome c reductase cytochrome b/c subunit, with product MHRGKGMKFVGDSRVPAEGRKPNIPKDYSEYPGKTEAFWPNFLLKEWLVGAVFLIGFLCLTVAHEPPLERIADPTDTAYIPVPDWYFLFLYELLKYQYAAGPYTVIGAMVMPGIAFGALLLAPFLDRGPERRPHKRPLATGFMLLAIASTFFLTWQSVESHDWEAAAEQGAIREELAIEIDETAQGYEILQAQTCLSCHGNDLQGAPPLGPSLLDNPDYTAEDYMKIAVEGIGGMPGDVFKGTDEELEILGQYLVEMNEKVAELE from the coding sequence ATGCATAGAGGTAAAGGAATGAAGTTTGTTGGAGATTCTCGTGTTCCTGCAGAAGGAAGAAAGCCGAATATCCCGAAAGATTATTCGGAGTACCCAGGAAAGACAGAAGCTTTCTGGCCTAACTTCCTTCTAAAAGAATGGTTGGTTGGTGCTGTTTTCTTAATTGGTTTCTTATGCTTAACAGTAGCTCATGAACCTCCATTAGAACGTATTGCGGATCCAACAGATACAGCTTACATCCCAGTACCTGACTGGTACTTCTTATTCTTATATGAGTTATTAAAATATCAGTATGCGGCTGGTCCTTATACTGTAATCGGTGCAATGGTAATGCCTGGGATCGCATTTGGTGCATTATTACTTGCTCCATTCTTAGATCGTGGTCCAGAGCGACGCCCACATAAGCGTCCACTAGCTACTGGTTTCATGTTACTAGCTATTGCTTCTACGTTCTTCTTAACGTGGCAATCTGTAGAATCTCATGATTGGGAGGCAGCTGCAGAGCAAGGTGCCATCAGAGAAGAATTAGCAATCGAAATTGATGAAACAGCACAAGGTTACGAAATATTACAAGCACAAACGTGTTTATCTTGTCACGGTAACGACCTACAAGGTGCTCCTCCACTAGGACCATCCCTATTGGATAACCCTGATTATACTGCAGAAGATTACATGAAAATCGCTGTAGAAGGAATCGGTGGTATGCCAGGTGATGTATTTAAAGGTACTGATGAAGAATTAGAAATTCTTGGTCAATATTTAGTGGAAATGAACGAAAAAGTTGCAGAACTAGAATAA
- a CDS encoding ReoY family proteolytic degradation factor, with the protein MATPVSVNEKKEFIRWFLGNYQLKRRECVWILNYLMSHDQLMRKVHFVEQAQFCPRGLVMSTHCVDEVPFRFYKQNVMTTDAEKSFHDIRLNRDEDIYIQLNFRSAYHSPQYAAVLEENPFMPKNIQGNEKDRILAEKFLEESLNKFQREKLLSMIDDALDQQDKEAFAKLTEQLKQL; encoded by the coding sequence TTGGCTACCCCTGTTTCTGTCAACGAGAAGAAAGAATTCATTCGCTGGTTTTTAGGAAACTATCAGCTAAAGAGACGAGAGTGTGTATGGATTTTAAATTATTTAATGAGTCATGATCAACTGATGAGAAAAGTACATTTTGTTGAGCAGGCGCAATTTTGTCCACGTGGCCTTGTAATGTCTACTCACTGTGTAGACGAAGTGCCGTTTAGATTTTACAAGCAAAATGTTATGACCACTGATGCGGAAAAATCTTTCCACGACATACGATTAAATCGAGACGAAGACATTTATATTCAATTGAATTTCCGGTCTGCATATCATTCCCCACAATATGCAGCAGTCCTCGAGGAAAATCCTTTTATGCCTAAAAATATTCAAGGAAATGAAAAGGATCGTATTTTAGCAGAAAAGTTTTTGGAGGAGTCACTTAATAAGTTCCAACGTGAGAAACTATTAAGTATGATTGATGACGCATTAGATCAACAAGATAAAGAAGCATTTGCGAAATTAACGGAGCAATTAAAACAACTATGA
- the ypjB gene encoding sporulation protein YpjB has translation MMVRLLIGIIAIFLCFPITQVTAADSKPYEKLNDLLETSIQLSRQERYVEAHNLLEIFMDDFSKMMTTQKNVKMDDVRVIMSVHSQTKDILMNGTVPHEEKVRNVMMLRLAVDAMSSEHQPLWTEMEEPIITTFQQLKHSVESKDENIFGQHYYRLIKTYNLILPSLRMDVKPEYIAKVDAHLQYLDQNKRTIIQDPSKMDQLNAMETDFRALFEQLKEDETDPSLLWVMISTGSIILLTLSYVAWRRYEAENRKRKRKKQKD, from the coding sequence ATGATGGTTCGCTTACTTATTGGAATAATAGCTATCTTTTTATGTTTCCCTATTACACAAGTGACAGCTGCAGATTCCAAACCTTATGAAAAACTAAATGATTTACTAGAAACATCTATTCAGTTATCTCGACAAGAACGTTATGTTGAAGCACACAATTTATTAGAAATATTTATGGATGATTTTTCGAAAATGATGACCACACAAAAAAATGTAAAAATGGATGATGTCCGTGTCATTATGTCGGTACATTCACAAACGAAGGATATTTTAATGAACGGAACAGTACCTCATGAAGAAAAAGTCAGGAATGTAATGATGTTACGTCTGGCCGTCGATGCGATGAGTTCGGAACATCAGCCGCTATGGACAGAAATGGAAGAACCGATTATTACTACCTTCCAGCAGTTAAAGCATTCAGTTGAGTCGAAAGATGAGAACATATTCGGTCAGCATTACTATCGGTTAATTAAAACTTATAATCTAATCCTTCCTAGCCTTAGAATGGATGTAAAACCTGAGTATATTGCAAAGGTTGATGCTCACTTACAATATTTAGACCAAAACAAGCGTACAATAATTCAAGATCCATCTAAAATGGATCAACTTAATGCAATGGAAACAGATTTTAGAGCATTATTTGAACAGTTAAAGGAAGATGAAACAGATCCGAGTTTATTATGGGTAATGATCAGTACAGGGAGCATTATTTTACTTACATTGTCCTATGTTGCTTGGCGGAGGTATGAGGCAGAAAATCGTAAGCGAAAGCGTAAAAAGCAAAAAGATTGA
- a CDS encoding nucleotide pyrophosphohydrolase, translated as MEERKTLEQIQQEVDNYISQFKEGYFSPLAMLARLTEELGELAREVNHYYGEKPKKNTETEKTIEEELGDLLFVLICFANSQGIDLQEAHDRVMHKFNTRDKDRWTKIDEGIE; from the coding sequence GTGGAAGAGCGTAAAACGTTGGAACAAATTCAACAAGAAGTGGATAACTACATTTCTCAATTTAAAGAAGGATATTTTAGTCCTTTAGCGATGTTAGCGCGTTTAACAGAAGAGTTAGGAGAGCTAGCTAGAGAAGTGAACCATTATTATGGAGAAAAACCTAAAAAAAATACAGAAACAGAAAAAACAATTGAAGAAGAACTAGGCGATTTATTATTTGTGCTTATATGTTTTGCAAATTCTCAAGGAATAGACCTACAAGAGGCACATGACCGAGTAATGCATAAATTTAACACTCGTGATAAAGATCGATGGACAAAGATTGATGAAGGGATAGAATGA
- a CDS encoding ubiquinol-cytochrome c reductase iron-sulfur subunit, which translates to MSEKNHRVSRRQFLNYTLTGVGGFMAAGMLMPMVRFAIDPVLKAGAEQDLVAVASVDEITNEPQRFDFKVHQVDAWYESEEPRSAWVYKDESGNIIALSPVCKHLGCTVNWASDPQNPDKFFCPCHYGLYYKDGRNVEGTPPIAPLDVYVHEVKDGTLYLGAAKPPQS; encoded by the coding sequence ATGAGTGAGAAAAACCATCGTGTTTCTAGACGTCAATTTTTGAACTACACTCTTACAGGTGTAGGTGGATTCATGGCAGCAGGGATGCTTATGCCAATGGTTCGTTTCGCAATTGATCCAGTATTAAAAGCTGGCGCAGAACAAGACTTAGTTGCAGTTGCAAGTGTAGATGAAATTACAAATGAACCACAACGTTTTGACTTTAAAGTACATCAGGTTGATGCTTGGTACGAATCAGAGGAACCAAGATCTGCTTGGGTATACAAAGATGAGAGCGGAAATATTATCGCATTATCGCCAGTTTGTAAACATTTAGGTTGTACTGTTAACTGGGCTTCCGACCCACAAAATCCAGACAAGTTTTTCTGTCCTTGTCACTACGGCTTGTATTACAAAGATGGTCGTAATGTAGAAGGTACACCACCTATCGCTCCACTTGATGTATACGTACATGAAGTGAAAGACGGAACATTATACTTAGGTGCTGCAAAACCACCACAAAGCTAG
- the mgsA gene encoding methylglyoxal synthase → MKIALIAHDKKKTDMIHFATAYSTVLKEHELFATGTTGMKISEATGLNVYRFQSGPLGGDQEIGAMIAQNNMDLVIFFRDPLTAQPHEPDVTALLRLCDVYAIPLATNMGTAEILIKGLERGDFVWRNVIHDRQKEEN, encoded by the coding sequence ATGAAAATTGCATTAATTGCACACGATAAAAAGAAAACAGATATGATTCATTTTGCTACAGCATACAGCACTGTTTTAAAAGAACATGAACTTTTTGCAACTGGTACTACGGGGATGAAAATATCGGAAGCAACAGGACTAAATGTATATAGATTTCAATCAGGCCCACTAGGAGGAGACCAAGAAATTGGGGCAATGATTGCGCAGAATAATATGGATTTAGTTATATTTTTTAGAGATCCATTAACAGCTCAACCACACGAACCAGACGTAACAGCTCTTTTAAGGTTATGTGATGTATATGCGATTCCGTTAGCAACAAATATGGGCACCGCTGAAATTTTAATTAAAGGATTAGAACGTGGAGATTTTGTGTGGCGTAACGTTATTCATGATCGACAGAAGGAAGAGAATTAA
- the dapB gene encoding 4-hydroxy-tetrahydrodipicolinate reductase: MEKIKIILAGPRGRMGKEAAFLIHNTEHFELVGCIDRINDGKALAEVEGFPNSLKGKIYTDAEYCFQNVEADVLIDLTTPEIGKKHTELALQYGVRPVVGTTGFTEEELEHIGKLAKEKQLGVIIAPNFAVGAILMMKFAQMAAKHFADVEIIELHHDRKLDAPSGTGIKTAEMISQTRTSKQQGHPEEEEQMQGARGATTKDGIHIHSVRLPGLVAHQEVIFGGEGQSLTIRHDSYNRASFMSGVKLSVETVMKLDMLVYGLENIIE; the protein is encoded by the coding sequence GTGGAAAAAATAAAAATAATTTTAGCCGGCCCTCGTGGTAGAATGGGAAAAGAGGCAGCATTTTTAATACATAATACGGAACACTTTGAACTTGTCGGGTGTATCGACCGAATAAATGATGGTAAAGCATTAGCGGAAGTAGAAGGATTTCCTAACTCTTTAAAGGGTAAAATTTATACTGACGCAGAATACTGCTTTCAAAATGTTGAAGCGGATGTTTTAATCGATTTAACAACTCCTGAAATTGGAAAAAAACATACAGAACTTGCCCTTCAATACGGAGTTCGTCCTGTTGTTGGCACAACAGGGTTTACAGAAGAGGAGTTAGAACATATAGGGAAACTAGCAAAAGAGAAACAGTTAGGTGTAATTATTGCTCCAAACTTTGCAGTAGGGGCAATCTTAATGATGAAATTTGCTCAAATGGCTGCTAAACATTTTGCAGATGTAGAAATTATCGAATTACATCATGATCGAAAATTAGATGCTCCTTCTGGGACAGGAATTAAAACAGCAGAAATGATTTCCCAAACTCGTACATCAAAACAACAAGGTCATCCAGAAGAAGAAGAACAAATGCAGGGAGCAAGAGGGGCAACGACGAAAGATGGTATACATATTCATAGCGTGCGTTTGCCAGGACTAGTAGCCCACCAAGAGGTTATATTTGGAGGAGAAGGGCAATCTTTAACGATACGTCATGATTCTTATAACAGAGCATCGTTTATGTCTGGAGTTAAATTAAGTGTAGAAACAGTAATGAAATTAGATATGCTTGTATATGGATTAGAAAATATTATCGAATAA
- the qcrB gene encoding menaquinol-cytochrome c reductase cytochrome b subunit: MLNKIYDWVDERLDITPMWRDIADHEVPEHVNPAHHFSAFVYCFGGLTFFVTVIQVLSGMFLTMYYVPDIKNAWESVYYLQNEVAFGQIVRGMHHWGASLVIVMMFLHTLRVFFQGAYKKPRELNWMVGVLIFFVMLGLGFTGYLLPWDMKALFATKVGLQIAEATPFIGTAVKTLLAGHPEIVGAQTLTRFFAIHVFFLPAALFGLMAAHFIMIRKQGISGPL, from the coding sequence TTGCTTAATAAGATTTATGATTGGGTCGATGAACGTTTAGATATTACGCCTATGTGGCGTGATATTGCGGACCACGAGGTTCCAGAACACGTTAACCCAGCACATCATTTTTCAGCGTTCGTTTATTGTTTCGGTGGATTAACTTTCTTCGTAACAGTAATTCAAGTTTTATCTGGTATGTTTTTAACTATGTACTACGTTCCAGATATTAAGAATGCTTGGGAATCTGTATACTATTTACAAAATGAAGTTGCATTTGGTCAAATCGTACGCGGTATGCACCACTGGGGTGCTAGTTTAGTTATTGTAATGATGTTCTTACATACATTACGCGTATTCTTCCAAGGGGCATATAAAAAGCCACGTGAACTTAACTGGATGGTAGGAGTATTAATCTTCTTTGTTATGTTAGGTTTAGGTTTCACAGGATATTTATTACCTTGGGATATGAAAGCGCTATTCGCTACAAAGGTAGGTCTACAAATTGCAGAGGCAACACCGTTTATAGGTACTGCCGTAAAAACATTGCTTGCAGGACACCCTGAAATAGTTGGTGCACAAACGTTAACACGTTTCTTTGCTATTCATGTATTCTTCCTACCAGCAGCATTATTCGGTTTAATGGCTGCTCACTTTATTATGATTCGTAAACAAGGTATTTCTGGTCCACTATAA